A region from the Silene latifolia isolate original U9 population chromosome 7, ASM4854445v1, whole genome shotgun sequence genome encodes:
- the LOC141591498 gene encoding uncharacterized protein LOC141591498 — MVFSSVPLYLDPPNWQQHPNQQVQQQQVCHNNSNQHEQNHQHQLIPLPSSQVPQPQQMGMLNGIGGGGVGGGGSVGPGAQQIRANSMSERARLAKIPPPEVPLKCPRCESNNTKFCYYNNYSLTQPRHFCKTCRRYWTRGGALRNVPVGGGCRRNKRTSSNNSNNKTSSGGGGGGGAMSAKSGLSLTPQSTMVNGDHHLVSDSRGINVNSLSGSGNGMSFMASLQNIAQLGGMSNNMMSNIAQLAFSPNSNTTPLGGVGSGVGAGVGYNLGFPQQQQQQQVQFPNFLGGFEIPGSSEGTGGLYSTLFQNIHHHRHHNGNNNNNNGQVIDDGNEVEEHQPQELLNVNNMSKSCSSTSMITPVKMEDNNNGQQGLNLAKQLMMGISSSTDNNHNNILSRNINNSNSNSNNNMFWGGNMMTNGAAVTSMWTDLSGLNSSSTTHLL; from the exons ATGGTTTTCTCCTCAGTTCCACTCTATTTAGATCCTCCTAATTGGCAACAG CACCCTAATCAacaagttcaacaacaacaagtttGTCATAATAATAGTAATCAACATGAGCAAAATCATCAACACCAACTTATTCCACTACCATCATCTCAAGTACCTCAACCACAACAAATGGGCATGCTTAATGgcattggtggtggtggtgtcggagGCGGAGGCAGTGTTGGGCCCGGGGCCCAACAAATTCGGGCCAACTCGATGTCTGAGCGGGCCCGGCTAGCGAAAATTCCTCCACCAGAGGTACCACTCAAGTGTCCAAGATGTGAGTCCAACAACACAAAATTTTGTTACTACAACAACTACAGCCTTACACAGCCACGTCACTTTTGCAAGACGTGTCGCCGGTATTGGACACGTGGTGGGGCCCTAAGGAACGTTCCTGTCGGTGGTGGTTGTCGAAGAAACAAGAGAACATCTtcaaacaatagtaataacaaaACGTCgtcaggtggtggtggtggtggtggtgccaTGTCAGCAAAGTCAGGTCTCTCCTTGACTCCTCAGTCAACCATGGTCAACGGGGACCACCACCTTGTATCCGACTCCAGGGGTATAAACGTAAATTCACTCTCGGGATCCGGGAATGGTATGTCCTTCATGGCATCTTTGCAAAATATTGCTCAATTAGGTGGGATGAGTAATAACATGATGAGTAATATTGCTCAATTGGCATTTTCTCCTAATTCCAATACTACCCCTCTTGGAGGGGTTGGTAGCGGAGTTGGTGCTGGTGTTGGTTATAATCTCGGAtttccacaacaacaacaacaacaacaagtacaATTTCCGAATTTCTTAGGAGGTTTTGAGATTCCGGGATCTTCAGAAGGTACTGGGGGTTTATACTCGACTTTATTTCAAAATAttcatcatcatcgtcaccataatggtaataataataataataatggtcaAGTAATCGATGATGGAAATGAAGTCGAAGAACATCAACCTCAAGAATTACTCAATGTTAACAATATGTCAAAGAGTTGTTCAAGTACAAGCATGATAACACCCGTCAAAATGGAGGATAATAATAATGGACAACAAGGGCTTAATCTAGCCAAACAATTAATGATGGGAATTTCTTCATCAACcgataataatcataataatattttatcgcgaaatattaataatagtaatagtaatagtaataataatatgttCTGGGGTGGTAATATGATGACGAATGGAGCAGCCGTAACAAGCATGTGGACCGATCTTTCAGGGCTTAATTCTTCGTCTACGACCCATCTCTTGTGA